One part of the Epinephelus fuscoguttatus linkage group LG12, E.fuscoguttatus.final_Chr_v1 genome encodes these proteins:
- the LOC125897762 gene encoding rho GTPase-activating protein 35-like, with the protein MMAKKQDARSPIYNLIVVGLSGTEKEKGQCGVGKSCLCNRFVRPSADDFYLDHTSVLSTSDFGGRVVNNDHFLFWGEVSRVLEEGPECRMHVVEQTEFIDDQTFQPHRSTAMQPYIKRAAATKLASAEKLMYFCTDQLGLEQDFEQKQMPEGKLQVDGFLLCVDVSRGMNRNFDDQLKFVTNLYGQLSKTKKPIVLVLTKCDEGVERYIKDAHTFAITKKSLPVVETSARSNINVDLAFLTLVQLIDKSRGKPKIIPYFEALKLQSQQIASAKDRYEWLINRIVKNHNETWLNTSRRMNTSPEYKEYVFLEGTAKCKKLFQQHVYRLKQEHIERRRKIYLSTLPLALSSLVPDLDEIDQLSWSGVQKVLESKQHFAHWFVVLEDSPWEDTSHIDNMEDERIPSDLLETAEAEDIFNAHLEHLRNECRRAEMRLEFKHKLASSPFVTPGRPWEEARSFIMNEEFYQWLEEPEYLDLYNRHQKEIIDRAKEDFQELLLEYSELFYELEVDAKPSKEKMGAIQEVLGEEQRFKALQKLPAERDALVLKHIHFVYHPTKETCPSSPHCGDSKIEQLLVSRFPTCYPFFDVKAHFGDTKADRINLVILGKDGLAREFANEIRALCTNDDWYVLDGKMYELTLRPIEGNVRLPVNSFHTPTFTPHGCLCLYNSKESLSYVIESLERLRESTLGRRDSQLAQLPTSLLLVTKRGVGSYVDIGGETALNLITQGQQVARRLQCSFLDPASPGVGYGHNVNETQINQVLRGLLDIRRSTSFSSSSPPLLPEPPGLRDSPHQPAPEADLRIVMCLMCGDSYDIEQLLSPFLMHQHCRPMSNCGTSVLLEQTVGGHKLAIELSLLSYHASFTLRKSRLVHGYIAVYSVSRKASLETLCAFLCEVQDIIPVQLLAVGDSQAELTDSDYACEQLIQGEELAHEIEGRFNSVVCGSGGVVGGLHRIEMFHSFLMEVVEKRNIVEATHMYDNVAEACTNENVYSPRCSSPSPVTMFLDSEDDVDPSPPYYDGTLTSHSGGFNLPDLDSSDISVISDIRDFENKLNNKVPPQVRVKPGVTFDFRKVSRNPYIDTLGHRRSLPSAVTWVPGGDVGYDPSDYAEPIDAVSKPRPSNEEIIYSVPHDSTQGKIITIRNSNRMHSNGNGSDSEADSSSLERRRKFSAAGVKPRLYRDRSKRLGKFSSFRTSFIGSDDEMGALPKSKEDDFGTLKGESLVNEESEDPKKRNILKSLRRTAKKTRPKPRPAIPKPPESSYFGVPLANVVSPDRPIPLFIDKCVRFIETTGLNTEGLYRVSGNKSEMESMQRQFEQDHGLDLVEKDFSINTVAGALKSFFSELPEPLVPCALQVDLLDAFKINDREQRLYTMKEVLRRFPKENYDVFKYVVSHLHKVSQLNRVNLMTSENLSICFWPTLMRPDFTTMDALTATRTYQTIIESFIHQCAFFFYNQPLLDSPTGLAGLPASPTTTLSGSSAYSCYRSSPPHTTTHFSPLQQSPPTTPQSPLQSLLPPLHQHPHSHHSPAEQETL; encoded by the exons ATGATGGCGAAAAAGCAAGATGCTCGGTCGCCCATTTACAACCTCATTGTGGTGGGTTTGTCaggaacagagaaagagaaggggcAATGTGGGGTTGGCAAGTCCTGCTTGTGTAATAGGTTTGTGCGGCCCAGTGCTGATGACTTCTACCTGGACCACACATCAGTGTTGAGCACCAGTGACTTTGGGGGTCGAGTGGTTAACAATGATCACTTTCTGTTTTGGGGGGAGGTGTCACGGGTTCTGGAGGAGGGGCCTGAGTGCAGGATGCATGTTGTGGAGCAAACTGAATTCATTGATGACCAGACATTTCAGCCACACCGTAGCACTGCTATGCAGCCCTATATCAAACGGGCAGCTGCAACCAAGCTGGCCTCAGCAGAGAAGCTTATGTACTTCTGTACAGATCAGCTGGGCCTGGAGCAAGACTTTGAGCAAAAACAAATGCCTGAGGGAAAGCTGCAGGTCGACGGCTTTCTGCTTTGTGTTGATGTCAGCCGGGGCATGAACCGCAACTTTGATGACCAGCTGAAATTTGTCACAAACCTGTATGGTCAGCTTAGCAAGACCAAGAAGCCCATTGTGCTGGTCCTCACCAAATGTGATGAAGGAGTTGAACGCTACATCAAAGATGCTCATACCTTCGCCATCACAAAAAAGAGTCTGCCAGTAGTCGAGACATCTGCACGCTCAAATATAAATGTGGACCTTGCCTTCCTCACTTTGGTTCAGCTTATTGATAAGAGCAGGGGAAAACCCAAGATCATTCCTTACTTTGAAGCTCTAAAGCTCCAGAGTCAGCAGATAGCTTCTGCCAAGGATCGCTATGAATGGCTTATCAACCGCATAGTAAAGAATCATAATGAAACCTGGTTAAACACCAGCCGACGCATGAACACCTCCCCAGAGTACAAAGAATACGTCTTCTTGGAGGGAACGGCTAAATGCAAGAAGCTTTTTCAACAGCATGTCTACCGTCTGAAGCAGGAGCATATCGAGAGGCGTCGCAAAATATACTTAAGCACTCTTCCTTTAGCACTTAGTTCTTTGGTGCCTGACCTGGATGAGATAGATCAGCTGAGCTGGTCTGGGGTACAGAAGGTCTTAGAGTCCAAGCAGCACTTTGCCCACTGGTTTGTTGTTCTGGAGGACTCACCATGGGAGGATACATCACACATTGACAACATGGAAGATGAACGAATCCCTTCTGACCTACTGGAGACTGCTGAAGCAGAGGACATATTTAATGCCCACCTGGAACATCTGCGAAATGAGTGCAGACGGGCAGAGATGAGGCTGGAGTTCAAACATAAGTTAGCCTCCTCTCCATTTGTCACACCTGGTAGACCTTGGGAGGAGGCCCGCAGCTTTATCATGAATGAAGAGTTCTACCAGTGGCTTGAGGAGCCAGAGTACTTGGACCTGTACAACCGCCATCAGAAGGAGATCATTGACCGTGCTAAAGAGGACTTCCAGGAGCTCTTACTGGAGTACTCTGAGCTTTTTTATGAGCTTGAGGTGGATGCCAAGCCAAGCAAGGAGAAGATGGGGGCAATTCAGGAGGTTTTGGGGGAGGAACAGAGGTTCAAGGCTCTACAAAAGCTCCCAGCTGAAAGAGATGCTCTGGTATTGAAGCATATCCACTTTGTGTATCACCCCACCAAGGAGACCTGCCCTAGCAGTCCTCACTGCGGAGACTCTAAGATTGAACAGCTCTTAGTTTCACGTTTCCCCACGTGTTACCCCTTTTTTGATGTAAAGGCTCATTTTGGGGACACCAAGGCTGACAGAATTAACCTTGTCATACTAGGGAAGGATGGACTGGCCAGAGAATTTGCCAATGAGATTAGGGCTCTCTGCACAAATGATGACTGGTATGTGTTAGATGGGAAGATGTACGAACTGACGCTGCGGCCTATCGAGGGAAATGTACGTCTTCCAGTAAATTCCTTCCACACCCCCACTTTCACCCCTCACggatgtctgtgtctgtataaCTCAAAAGAGTCCCTCTCTTATGTGATTGAAAGCCTTGAGCGACTTAGGGAATCAACTCTAGGTCGGAGAGATAGCCAGCTAGCACAGCTGCCAACATCACTTCTTTTAGTCACTAAAAGAGGCGTAGGATCATATGTGGATATAGGTGGAGAAACTGCCTTAAACCTTATAACACAGGGACAGCAAGTTGCAAGGAGGCTGCAGTGTAGCTTTTTAGACCCTGCCTCCCCTGGTGTGGGCTATGGCCATAATGTCAATGAGACCCAAATCAACCAAGTGCTGAGGGGGCTACTGGATATTAGGAGGAGCACATCCTTTAGTAGCAGCTCCCCACCCCTCCTCCCTGAGCCTCCAGGTCTCAGAGACTCTCCTCATCAGCCGGCACCAGAGGCAGACCTTCGCATTGTCATGTGCTTAATGTGTGGAGACTCCTATGACATTGAGCAGCTCCTGTCCCCCTTTCTTATGCATCAGCACTGCAGGCCCATGTCTAATTGTGGAACCTCTGTATTGCTGGAGCAGACAGTTGGTGGACACAAGCTGGCTATAGAGCTCTCTCTGCTGTCATACCACGCTTCCTTCACTTTGCGGAAGAGCAGGTTAGTGCACGGCTACATTGCTGTGTACTCGGTCTCCCGAAAAGCCTCCCTGGAGACCCTGTGTGCATTCTTGTGTGAGGTTCAGGACATCATCCCAGTTCAGCTGTTGGCAGTGGGAGATAGCCAGGCAGAGCTCACCGACAGTGACTATGCCTGTGAGCAGCTGATCCAGGGGGAGGAGCTAGCCCATGAGATTGAGGGTCGTTTCAATAGCGTGGTCTGCGGATCTGGGGGGGTGGTGGGAGGCCTGCACAGGATCGAAATGTTCCATTCGTTCCTGATGGAGGTGgtagagaaacgcaacattgtgGAGGCCACACACATGTACGATAATGTTGCTGAAGCATGCACCAATGAAAACGTGTACTCCCCACGCTGCAGTTCTCCTAGTCCTGTCACCATGTTCCTGGATTCAGAGGATGATGTAGACCCATCGCCACCATACTACGATGGCACACTCACATCTCACAGTGGGGGCTTCAACCTGCCGGACTTAGATTCCAGTGACATCTCTGTCATCTCTGATATCAGGGACTTTGAGAACAAACTCAACAACAAAGTGCCCCCCCAAGTGAGAGTCAAACCGGGTGTCACTTTTGACTTCCGGAAGGTGAGCCGTAACCCATATATCGATACACTGGGTCATCGTCGCTCGCTGCCTTCTGCTGTTACCTGGGTTCCTGGCGGGGATGTGGGCTACGATCCCTCAGACTATGCCGAACCCATTGATGCTGTTTCAAAGCCCCGCCCAAGCAACGAAGAGATCATCTACTCAGTGCCACATGACAGCACACAAGGCAAAATCATCACCATCCGCAACTCCAACAGGATGCACTCCAATGGGAACGGCTCAGACAGCgaagcagacagcagctctctGGAACGAAGGAGGAAGTTCTCAGCGGCGGGGGTGAAGCCCCGTCTTTACCGTGACCGCTCCAAGCGGCTCGGCAAGTTCAGCAGCTTCCGCACGAGCTTCATAGGCAGCGATGATGAGATGGGAGCTCTTCCAAAGTCCAAGGAGGATGACTTTGGGACCCTGAAAGGTGAAAGTCTTGTTAATGAGGAGAGTGAGGACCCAAAAAAGAGGAACATTCTGAAGAGCCTGCGACGAACAGCCAAG AAAACAAGACCAAAGCCCCGTCCAGCTATTCCCAAGCCCCCAGAGAGCAGTTACTTTGGGGTTCCCCTTGCGAATGTGGTATCCCCAGACAGACCTATCCCACTCTTCATCGACAAGTGTGTCCGCTTCATTGAGACCACAG GCCTGAATACAGAGGGTTTGTATCGTGTAAGCGGCAACAAGTCAGAGATGGAAAGCATGCAGAGGCAGTTTGAACAGG ACCACGGATTAGACCTGGTGGAGAAAGACTTCTCCATAAACACTGTGGCTGGAGCCCTCAAAAGCTTCTTCTCTGAGCTGCCTGAGCCCCTGGTGCCTTGTGCTCTGCAGGTGGACCTATTGGATGCTTTCA AAATCAATGACCGAGAACAGAGGCTATATACCATGAAGGAAGTCCTGAGGAGGTTCCCCAAGGAGAATTATGATGTCTTCAAATATGTAGTGAGCCACTTACACAA gGTGAGCCAGCTGAACAGGGTGAACTTGATGACCAGTGAGAACTTGTCCATCTGCTTCTGGCCCACCCTCATGAGGCCGGACTTCACCACTATGGATGCCCTGACTGCCACACGCACCTACCAGACAATCATCGAGAGCTTCATCCACCAGTGTGCATTCTTCTTTTACAACCAGCCCCTCCTCGACTCCCCCACTGGCCTAGCGGGCCTCCCCGCCTCACCCACCACCACTCTCAGCGGGAGCTCTGCCTACTCTTGTTACCGCTCCTCTCCTccccacaccaccacacacttcagCCCCCTGCAGCAGTCCCCGCCCACCACCCCCCAGTCTCCCCTGCAGTCTCTGCTCCCTCCCCTCCACCAGCACCCCCACTCCCACCACTCCCCTGCCGAGCAAGAGACACTGTGA